The DNA window ACATTTAAGAAGAAAATGTTCCACTTTCTTCTGCATCCATGAATGCTGTGATCTGCCCTTTATTTATACATCGGAGGCATTTCCCACTGGCATTTATCAGTGTGGTTTTTCTttaacacaaaaggaaaaacatgCAGAACTTTTCTAATAGCCCCACTCCCCATACTCTTGCCTCTGGTTTTGGTATGAGGAGTGGAGGTGGACCGCCATACCCACCTCAACCAGCAGAACCCCAGTTGTCTCCAAGGATGGCAGAGGATTATGCAGCATTGCAACAGCAGAGCCTGCTCAGAGGCCATCCCCACTCCAATCAAGCTAGCTCCATGCTTGCTTACAATGCTCGAAACAGAGGCATTGTAGAGTCGCCCACACAGGGCAACATTCACAGCAGTAGTAACAACCATTACAGGAAGGATGcaatggattattatttttcattgggCGCAAAGGACAAAAACAGAAGAGGAGGTCTGGTCTATGGAACAGGATTTGCTTACCCAAATATTGATGGACATATCCCTCCACAGTACAGACATTCTGGCGCTGGGTCTGTGTTATCATCCGGCATCATGTCACAATATTCAGTAGACTATGGGCCTAGCAGTGGTTCAGGTGGGGCATCTGCAGCATTCCCTCCTCATCAATACACTATGAGTCAGAACGCTGCAATGCAGTCCATGCCAGCTTCTCAAAGCCGTCAACCTGGGCAAACATATTCCCCTGTCCACCATGGGCAGCAACATCGGAGTTATCCAAGCTCTGGGCACAGAATGACCCCTCAATATCCACAATACTCCCCACAGCCTGGAGTCTCATCTGGGTCATCGGGAATGTACAGCCCCCCTCCACAGAGATATGTTGATGGGACGGCCAACACCGGTTTTGACCCCAAAGTCAACAGTTCGCACAGTGTCAACTCAAGTGCAAACTCTGTCTCCGGTTCAGCTGCTGCTAACAATATGGGACCAGTGGAAAGCCTTCAGCAGCGTTACCATGCAGCAAATTATTCTGGATATATTCCACAGACGCAAATGCTTCATAAGGAAAGCACCCTGCAGCATTGCAACACACAGCACAATTTAGGTGTTGGTTATGACAACCCTGTTAAAATGCAGCACCAAGGCCCAACTCAAACCACCATATATGGCAAACATCAACAGACCTCTACCCCCAGCATACCTCACACGACATCTCAAGAAATAGCCAAATCCCCAACACATCCTCAACAAAGTCAGATAAACCAAAACCTCAGTCCAATATCCAACCCGTCCCCAGCTGCCTCCGCAGTACATTCGCCAAGCTGTAGTTCCACGCCTTCCCCTTTGATGGGGGTTTCAGAACCCTATGTACACCCCTCAGGCCCTTCCCACTCTTCATCTACCGTCCACAGCAGCAGCCACAGTCATAGATTAATTCAGGCTGTTTCACAGTTAAGTCCGACACCAAACTCAAACAGTAGCATCAGTAGTTGTGGTAGCAATGCCAGTCATAAAGGTCATAGCATCAGTAATATTGGAGTAAACAGTGTGCCGCCTCCAAGTGGCAACAAAGCTGGTCCAAGTTCAGGACTTGTTCCTCACGAGGATGGTCTCTCTAGTTATTCATCTTCTTCATTTGGGAAAATGCAGGATGCAGGACTAAGTAGTCTTAATGCTTTGAGCTCCCAGGTAGCTAATTTACCGAACACCATTCATCACATGGTACGTACTGAAAGTGCATTTTCACAGAAAAAAGGGAAAGATGGCGGACAGGTCCAACCAACAACTCATAGTGTTCCTCCATTGGAACCAAGAAGTAGAAATGCAATTCCACTTTCAAGTACTGCTACAGTAAAAGATAAAACTGTTGTTGGAGTTTCTGAAAGTGGTGGTCTAGAGACTGTTGCTGATGAAGATTCCTCTTACATGTCAGCTGAGACCAAGACAGAACAAGAGGATCATTTGATAGAGGGACATCAAGGAATGAGGCAGATGAGTGGTACTAGCAATGTATCTGAACCAAATCTTTACAATCACCTTCAGAGTCAAAACGACCCACAATCTGGTCAAACATTGAATGCTAATACATTTACCTACAAGTCACCACCAAAAGAAATTCTCTCAAAAGCAAATGCTGCTTCTAACTTAACATCACCTGCTTCTGGATGTTTTTCCTCAGATGTGGATCCAGATTCGAATTCAAAACCCCCAGTTTCCTCACCTGCCTCCTGTATTATTCCTCCCCCTCAGTCAAACTGTGTATCGCAACCTAGTTTATTGAATAATAACTCAAGAGCTGGCCTAAAGAAAAGTGtcgaaataaaaaatgaacaaatcaaAACTGAACATGAAGAGGGAGCCGAAAATGTGGAGAAAGACAATAGTGATATGCTACGAGATGGAGACATTGACAGAAAGCATGGCCAGGATAAAGAAAATGTGTTGCACACTGCTTCCCCAGCCCATAATCAGAGTGAACAAAAAGCAACATCTGAAGAGCAGTTAAGCGTTGGTGTGATTGTTTCAGCTCGTTCTGAGGGAAGTCAAGTTGAAAAAAGCAAGCAACCCCAAGACTTCTGTTTGAAGGAGAAGCAATCACAATCCTATTTGAAAGAGTCCACGAGTCATAATGGCGAGGGAAGTATTGATCTTAGTCGATATTCATCGCAACACCCAAAAATAAATCTTGAACAGACCCACAATCTTCACCAGTTTGGATCACATAAGTACGGTTTTGTTGGCTCAACATACGGCTCAGATGCGTCTATGGGTAAAAAAGGAAGGACTGCCCCATCAAGTGTAAATGAATCCAGTTCCAGAAACTATCAGCAATCTCACCCTGCTTATGCCTCTGAGTATTCAAAGGATTTGAGTTCTCTAACAGAGGCATTTGGGAAGAGAGGGCAAGTAATCGGAACTAAAGGCCAAGAGGACATAACTCAAATTCATCAATTCCCTAGCCTTTTACAGGAGGTTCTTCAAGGCTATAATTTAGATAGACGTTATGGAAGACCAGAGCAGGCATTTCCTGCACACCTCCAATTACAACAACAATTTCAAACAAGATACCCATATGGTATGACAGAACACATGAGGATGGTAGATAGTGCATCCAGTGGCACCTTGGGCCAAATGGCCACCACTGGAAAGCCACGACACCCGAATAATCGGCATGGAAGTAAAACCAATTTTGCCACGGGACCTCAACCCACAACAAAGCTGGAGGCTTCCAGTACCCAGATAAATCAaaatactgcaaaaaaagaagtggcTTACTCCGAGGATCATTTAACACAAGGTTCAGATGTACAAGCAATCCAaccaaaacaaatcaatttagcGGACTACTCTCTTCCACAAAGAAAAACGTCCACATCTTCTGCTGTACAGGAGCTCCTTTTACAAGAACCCGAGCCATTGAAAGGGTGCACCGGTCAAGCGGATTCTCAGAAGTCAGAACGTCGCTCTGTCATCTGCGATGTGTCACCAAACAGACGTAGCACACCAGAAAAAGACAGAGAAATTAACAGAGAGCgggagaaaaatcagagtgCGGCGTCAGTTATTCAACAGTCATTTTCCTCCCCGGCATCCGTCAATGATTTGGGTAAACAAGAAATTTTAGATAAAAAAGTAGTAAAAATtgaaatggcaaccaaagagaTTGCTCCAAATCCCGATTTTCACGCCAGTGGTGGAAGTAATGAGAGTGATATGGAATATTCCTCAAAATCTGTTCAGTCATCCATTGTGCTCAATTCTGACCCCTATAGGCACTTGTTGCCCCATTCTCTAAGCATAAATCCTTTATCTTCACCATCAAGACATCAGCCACATCTCCATGGTATAGATTTAGGAACAAGCAATTCCAACAGTTTCCCTGGTTATCGTTTTGGAGACACAAGAGACAGTAATATGCCACGTGGCCACCCTCATTTTCCAGCCCACCATCCATATCACAGTTTATCGCCACAGCCTCAAACTACAAATAAACTTCAAATCTATCCTCACCATCGTGGTTCGTTCCAACATTCAAATGAAATAACTGATTGGGTGAAAACAATGAACAGGTCTACCAAGGATGTAACAATGATGCCAAGTTCTTCCCCGGGAAGACATAAAGTTGGCCTGTCAGAGCACATACAGAGGATGATCCCGCAAACAGACTTGCACAGTGATCAACATGCAACCAAAAGCCTGCTCCATCAACAAGGTGGATTCtatgaaatgaaaatgtggGAGCCGCCACACCCAAGTCGAGAGGGCGTAAGAATGCTTGAGGGTGAGTCTGCCTATAGAACACAGGCACCTCCTCCACCATTATCTGTTTCACAGGGAACTTTGCCCCATCATAAAGCTCATGGCTCAAATACAACTGAACACGAAGAAGCTAAAC is part of the Stigmatopora argus isolate UIUO_Sarg chromosome 14, RoL_Sarg_1.0, whole genome shotgun sequence genome and encodes:
- the tcf20 gene encoding transcription factor 20 is translated as MQNFSNSPTPHTLASGFGMRSGGGPPYPPQPAEPQLSPRMAEDYAALQQQSLLRGHPHSNQASSMLAYNARNRGIVESPTQGNIHSSSNNHYRKDAMDYYFSLGAKDKNRRGGLVYGTGFAYPNIDGHIPPQYRHSGAGSVLSSGIMSQYSVDYGPSSGSGGASAAFPPHQYTMSQNAAMQSMPASQSRQPGQTYSPVHHGQQHRSYPSSGHRMTPQYPQYSPQPGVSSGSSGMYSPPPQRYVDGTANTGFDPKVNSSHSVNSSANSVSGSAAANNMGPVESLQQRYHAANYSGYIPQTQMLHKESTLQHCNTQHNLGVGYDNPVKMQHQGPTQTTIYGKHQQTSTPSIPHTTSQEIAKSPTHPQQSQINQNLSPISNPSPAASAVHSPSCSSTPSPLMGVSEPYVHPSGPSHSSSTVHSSSHSHRLIQAVSQLSPTPNSNSSISSCGSNASHKGHSISNIGVNSVPPPSGNKAGPSSGLVPHEDGLSSYSSSSFGKMQDAGLSSLNALSSQVANLPNTIHHMVRTESAFSQKKGKDGGQVQPTTHSVPPLEPRSRNAIPLSSTATVKDKTVVGVSESGGLETVADEDSSYMSAETKTEQEDHLIEGHQGMRQMSGTSNVSEPNLYNHLQSQNDPQSGQTLNANTFTYKSPPKEILSKANAASNLTSPASGCFSSDVDPDSNSKPPVSSPASCIIPPPQSNCVSQPSLLNNNSRAGLKKSVEIKNEQIKTEHEEGAENVEKDNSDMLRDGDIDRKHGQDKENVLHTASPAHNQSEQKATSEEQLSVGVIVSARSEGSQVEKSKQPQDFCLKEKQSQSYLKESTSHNGEGSIDLSRYSSQHPKINLEQTHNLHQFGSHKYGFVGSTYGSDASMGKKGRTAPSSVNESSSRNYQQSHPAYASEYSKDLSSLTEAFGKRGQVIGTKGQEDITQIHQFPSLLQEVLQGYNLDRRYGRPEQAFPAHLQLQQQFQTRYPYGMTEHMRMVDSASSGTLGQMATTGKPRHPNNRHGSKTNFATGPQPTTKLEASSTQINQNTAKKEVAYSEDHLTQGSDVQAIQPKQINLADYSLPQRKTSTSSAVQELLLQEPEPLKGCTGQADSQKSERRSVICDVSPNRRSTPEKDREINREREKNQSAASVIQQSFSSPASVNDLGKQEILDKKVVKIEMATKEIAPNPDFHASGGSNESDMEYSSKSVQSSIVLNSDPYRHLLPHSLSINPLSSPSRHQPHLHGIDLGTSNSNSFPGYRFGDTRDSNMPRGHPHFPAHHPYHSLSPQPQTTNKLQIYPHHRGSFQHSNEITDWVKTMNRSTKDVTMMPSSSPGRHKVGLSEHIQRMIPQTDLHSDQHATKSLLHQQGGFYEMKMWEPPHPSREGVRMLEGESAYRTQAPPPPLSVSQGTLPHHKAHGSNTTEHEEAKRPCLPPSFNATKPQTDMTSTQPRVQRQTKPGGPGETNPLMLRRRVRSFISPIPAKRLLQDPSQQRVVTNSHPPVVPSESNHHNDDETTSSDVLQLTSPLPGDNVFPKSLSPSSGNIKALSSKKGRGLKLEAIVQKISPSVTKSAVNVDDGTSQYPGFSNATVSQFSDSQDQEINHYSRSTAGDDGFEDVHSLNDMMPFRSVDETGPMPLSAYPCDPQTGRQKDFDFGLGASVVSASGEKEEFALLGPLPPPPPIPRPVQGSPPPSSSALSDIQHFTNTYQQLETRRGEQSAANLLRQKIQESDMGFDDYTGNDYYRGTSHQMCSPRPNLSGRDCKTPESGVPKGYFPSGKKKGRPVGSVNKQKRAQGQVQLPIQSQPQDQGMIPNPAQLPPIPITACVTIPDPIETTSAETPMLENKSTPPLTPPILTQVVKMDVDSEPTEPEIDVKPVRRRRKGLNDEDESPERRGRQRIRRGGAPAPARDNPEIQLGAKGANSTNRAFLNPKGLFVPHIHVENKIPEIGSVCSIVNAEDDKLKGERGAIGGKTGGSVIDSSASSTLFSHFSKRESEMREMDQAESSLQSGKTLPSSGYVVSGPTLTETKHSGRQLCCLCKKWANYKHLGDLYGPFYPAEYAAKLPKNQPQVRQCHTTTAATKTAATSEIGLNALDALLNLQKHVLLSRPMAMSSNCTVSLDSNLKSLSTAAKTPFLAYRENMIGETSTIASSYTTNKSLSWEMNPDIRPIPDLKREIDFDSEQQQQQVPTQQQGQPADESQQRPQHRKLTSHPRFKRRHKSSEKTPRMVPSNSKASLPFQPPPPALDSLGPLAQLAQLPQMPMDPEELWVHEGCIVWTSGVYLVNGRLYGLQEALDGARETSCSYCDMVGSTLGCYSKGCIRRYHYHCAIETDCSLNEDNFSLRCPKHKLTQNVRPAKSMYLEQSERG